The Stigmatella ashevillena genomic sequence GACGTGCAGCTGATCCCCGCAGATATCGAGGGCCAACCGGATCAATACCTCGTTCTCGTGGCAACGCGCCTCATCCGCTGCATCGACGAGAAGGCATCAAGGATCCTGCTCTGGACCCATGAGGATGGAGCGCCGCACAAGGTTGGCAAGTACCGCGATGTTCGGGACATGCGCATCGACAAGGCGAAGGTGGGGAACGCAAAGGTCTTCCGTCCCGAGGGATGGTCGAGCGCCCTGATCATCTCCGAGGAGATCAAGAACGCCTTAGAGGACATGGGCGTTACGGGCGCGCGATTCGCGGAGGTCTAGCGACCCACCAGAAGCTGCGGGCCGCGCGCAGCACTCAGGTGAGTGGCAGCTCCAATGTCGCCACGGCGCCCTTGCCCAGGCCCTCGCTCTCCAGCATGAGGTTCCCTCCCAGCAACTGCGCCGCCAGCGCACTCGAGTGCAGGCCGAAGCCGTGGCCGTCCTCGCGCGTGGTAAAACCATGCGTGAAGAGGTTCGGCCGCGTCTCGGGCGCGATGCCCATCCCATTGTCCACCACCTGGATGCGCGCC encodes the following:
- a CDS encoding imm11 family protein codes for the protein MAPRFFDLADDLYVPNRWYLATPINSQGSKVHDWDFMRGTPVRVEGRLRIPIKIAGRPLDFSWALLSVPVVHVKVASMLADRAPGDVQLIPADIEGQPDQYLVLVATRLIRCIDEKASRILLWTHEDGAPHKVGKYRDVRDMRIDKAKVGNAKVFRPEGWSSALIISEEIKNALEDMGVTGARFAEV